TGCGACCTGTAATCGTTAATCGCACTCGACGCTGACTGTAAATCGAGCCTTGAGGCGGGTTAATCACCAGAATGTATTGCCTGCCGATCGCTAACTGTCCCCGTGCATCATCGAGCAGAAAGTTATATCGACCATCACTGTTAGCACTCAGAAAGAACGGATTGCTATTTTGACGGTTTGGATCAAGTCCAGCAGAAACGCCATTGTTCGGAATGTCTGGAAGTTCAGTTTTTGTTAGCGACACCAGTGAGCCAAGTTCAACTCCAGACGCATCTGCTGCATACACACTCACACTAAACCCTGAATAGCTTGACAATGCTTCCCCTGCACAGCCTGTAATCCGCCCTAGAGGATCAATTAAGCCCTGCTGAAGCCGATTGGTCACACTGCTAAATGAATTGCCTGCTGGATCGTTGTAAGTAAAAGTTGCGCGGTTGGTAATCGTCGAGGTCTTTGTTTGAGCTTGTGCAGGAGTCGCGAAAGCACTCACAGCGCAAAGTAACATCGCGGCACTCAATGTTTTGAGCGTTTTGAGCGTTTTGAGCGCGCGGGAAAACTGCTGCACTTTCGGGAGGGTCGATGAGTTCACAGTCTTGAATGCGTAGGATTTTCAGGGAAGCGGACTTTGATTGACCAAAGCAATCAAAGTCCTAAATATCTACCGAACGCTTACGTCGTAGGTCATCTCTAGACCCTTCTTGGGTGCGATCGATTTTGCATAAGTCCAGCGCACATGGCTATAGGCTTCGGGAGGTGCGGGCTGCATCTCAGTTCTGCCATCGGGTAAAGTCATCTGTACTAGCGGATTTGCGCTAAAGGTTTTACCGCCATCAATGCTGTAGCTGATTTCAGTCCCGCTTGGGATCGCAGTGCCGATTGCATAAATTGTTCCTTTCGGCACGGGTTGTGTGATTACTAATTTCTCAGCCGCACGATCACCTGTGTTTTTTGCCACGACTTGAAATCTCAGAATTGTGCCTTTTTGCACGATCGTATCTTTGGTTAACTCATTCCAAGCCACTTGCTCTTTGCCGTGAGCATCTTTCCGCATTAGCTTTTGTTTTGCAATCAGCCGCAGTTCAACTTTCGGTTGGTTCAAGTTTTGAGCAATCGCTAACCCACGATCGAGCAATCTTGCCGCAGCGAATGTTCCGTCGATCGGAAACATTGCTACCGTTGCCACAATTCCTAGTCCTACCCAAACAAAATTCCGTTTCATGCTTCACTCCTGATGAACTATCTGATTTCACGGCGGAAAATAAACTCCCCAGATCCTTGAGGTGCAAGGATGGTGAGAGTATTGACATAGATTTGAATGTCTCCGCTGTTGGCAGTGCCGCTGATGGCTCCGCTTGTTGCAGTTGCCGAGCCTGGAAGGGTTCCGCCAACGGTGTCTCTTGTGGAGGTGAACCAATTGTTCGGCGCAGTTGCACCATCTTCAGTGATCACCAGGTTGTTAGCGGGGAGGTCAACACTACCGGAATTGTTCGGGGCTAGGGTCGAGATATTGCGATAGCGAATGCGATATTCGATGATGCGTCCGGGCCTCGCGGCTGCGCTCAGTGCCGCTTCATCGGTTGTATATCCCACAAGCTCGGTTGCACCAGCGAGAATGCGGGCATCTTTTTCAAGTTCTACATATCCGGTGTAGAGGCGATTGATTGTAATGTTTCCAGGCTCATTCGATGAGCTACCGTTATTGTTCTCATCAATGAACGCCAAGATTGGAACGGAGTAGCCGGTGGTCTGGGAGATTTCGCCGGGAAGATCGATCGTCACTGTATAGTTAGCCGTTCCTCCTGCCGCAACAGTTGTGAGCTTCACCGGATTGGTGGCGCTAGTATTAGTGCCTGATTGATAGGCAAAGCTTGTGCCGTTGTATTCATACGCTGCGACATCTGAGCCAACCGTAATTGTGACGATCGTTCCCGTAGCTAGACTATCTGGCGCAGTTGGCGGAATTGGAATCAAGGAGATGGTCGCTGGACTGCCGCTTGTGTTCCGAACGGTGTTGGTAAATGTTGTCGCTGGCGTTTGACTATCGTTTAGCGGTAATCCTGGAGGGAGACCCGCAGGTAACACAATCGATCGGTTGGTAAAGTCGTCGTTGTTGGTGGTATTGATGGCATCAGGGCGACCGTTCGGGCCATTGAGCGGCGCGACTGCGATCGTATAGAGCGTAACTTCACCTCCGTCTGTATCGTTGAGATCTCCTTGGTTAGTGGTTGCAGTATCGGTTGGAGTGGTTCCGGTACCTGGATCAATGCCATCATTTGCCGGATTTGCGACTCCATCCCCAATTCCCCGTCCGGTTGCAGTCGCGCCACCGGTGTTTGGATCGGGGTTGCCGCCTTCTAGCTGGTTGTTGGGGGATTGATCACCGGATTCGTCGTACACCAGTTGAGTGGAAGTTCCGGGTGCGATAGTTCCGGGCTGTGATTGACCAAACACTTGAGCAATGTTGGTAATGCGTCCACCCGTAAAGCCAGAGATCGGATTGACCGAGAATGAGAAGCTTGTAACGGTTGTACCTTTGGCGATCGCGGTTGATCGGATAAAGCCAACCCGTGTAATCGTGCCGGAGCTTGGACGAATTGTGACCCAGTTGGCTTGGTGGGCGGGAATTGAAAGGGCGCTAGTTGTGTAGACGACTTGCCAGGTATTGTCGGGTGTGGTGGGCGTGGCTGTACTCAGCGCGGTTGCGGTTGGAATTGCATCCGATACTAAGATGCGGTTTTGATTTGCAGTTCCGCCATCTAAGTTAATCGCTGTGGGATGGAGATCCGAAGCAACTAGACCCGTAGGCGGAGAAGTGGGATTTTCCACCCGGAGCGCTAGTGAATAGGTTAATGCATCGTCTGTGAGGTCTGAGGGTGTGTTGTTGTTGCTGTAGCTTGAAGCCGCTTTGAGCAGGGTGGCGAAGGCTTGCAAGCGAGCATTGACAGTGATCGAAATACTGGTTGCCATCGCTTCGTTGACTTGAGTCAGAGCGCCCTCGGTCTCACCAGAGACGCTGTCTGGATTATCTACGGTGTAGACATCAAGCGTATTGTTTACATTGCCCGTGTGATCGACGTTTTGAGCATTTGGCGTTGCGGTGTTACCTAGAGAAACCGTTGTCGTTGCGCTTGCGGGAGCCGTTCCATTCACTTGAATCGGAACGCGAACGGTGACGGTTCCAGTTGCACCACTGCCCCCGTTGGGTGGAATCGAGCCTCCTCCTGAGATTGCGCTTAGTAAGGTTCCAGTTGCACCACCGCCTGCAGGGACAGCGACCGGCGTGATATCTGAACCGTTGACTGCAACAATTTGCAAAGACCCATTCAGTGAGAAGTTAGTGCTATCGGAAAGAGTAGCTGTGCCCGGTATGAAAAACTGCGTGGGATCGTTCCCAACGTTTGTGATGGTGAAATCCACATAGAGCGTATCTCCTGCATTCGGAGTGAGATTGCTCGGAGTGTCGGCTGAGATGATGATTCCTGGGACTTCAGCAACCCTGACAGTTACAGTGTTAGACGTTGCGTTGTAGGTGGTTGTGCCATCCGAATAGGTTGCCGTGGCAGTGTTACTGATTTCGGTGTCAGCAACAGTCTGCGCGAGGGCGACTTTGATCCCAGAAAGGCTACTGCCGATTAGAAGCGTTGCTGCTAAAAGCTGGTAAGGGGTTGTTTTCATACGGGGCGGCAGGAGAAGAACTGAAGAGAGCGCATGAAGCTTGACCCGACCATGAATTTGTGAGGGCGCGATCGAGCGAAGAAGCTAGTAGAGAGTGAGTCAGAGGATCAGCCGCGAAAGTTCAGCACGATCGCAATCATCTAAAACTGCACAGGCTCAAAATTTCTAAGTTGCTAGACTCAGCAGAAGGCTGTAATACATCTATCAAAGGGAACAGATCTACAATTGAAATGTGCCCATGCTGCTTGTAGTTATCAGCACAGTCCGGAAAAGTTCCGTTGGATCACTGACAGCATACTGATCTGGCTTAAGCTATCTAGCTTAGACATCGATAAATTTCTGCTGATAGCTGCTTAGGAAATTTTTGTTGCCTTGCATCCGTCCAAATCCAGCATCCGTGTTTATAGCAGCAACGCCCGTTTATCTACTAAGGTGAAGAAAGTTCTTGTTGGTCTGAAAACATGACTGTTCAGCCCCAAACCATCCTGTTTGCTCAACATGGCATGACGGATCTCTCAGGGAGTCAGACGATCGCTCGATTGGCTCACGCACTGGATCTGAAAGATACTCTGATCGTTGCACCCGAACTGCACTGGGTTAGGACTTTGTTTTATTTAGAACCGCTGATTCAGAGTGTTCAAGCGGTGGTGAGCGATACGTTAAGTAAATATCCTGATGTGCCGATTCGGATTATTGCCACTTCGATGGGAGGGGTGTTATGGGTGGAATTGCTCGATCGACATCCCGAATGGTGGCCGCGGGTGCATTCGTTGGTGCTGCTGGGTGCGCCGATTGGAGGATCGCATATTGCCCGCAAGGTCGATCCGTTTGGTTGGGGGATTGGAATTGCGAGAGATTTAGGGATTAATCGAAGCGCGATCGCACAGAGGATTGCCGCAGAAATTCCAACTTTAGTGGTGGCAAGCGATTGTGGTGACGGACACGATGGCGTTGTTACCGTTGAATCGGCGGTCATTCACGGTGCAGAATTTGTCTGTCTGTCTGGTGTGTCTCATCCCGATTTGCGAATTCATTCTGCGGTAATGCAGGAAGTTTGGAAGTTTTGGGCGAACATCAAGGAAACGATCGACTCGAAGTAACGCGCTATGACGTTGATGCCTGTTTGGGGTTCGCTGCTGATTTTTGTTCTGTGTCCGATTCTGGGAGGGTTGCCGCTGATTAGTTGGATCACCCGCGCTCTGGCTCGGAAA
The genomic region above belongs to Cyanobacteria bacterium FACHB-DQ100 and contains:
- a CDS encoding alpha/beta hydrolase produces the protein MTVQPQTILFAQHGMTDLSGSQTIARLAHALDLKDTLIVAPELHWVRTLFYLEPLIQSVQAVVSDTLSKYPDVPIRIIATSMGGVLWVELLDRHPEWWPRVHSLVLLGAPIGGSHIARKVDPFGWGIGIARDLGINRSAIAQRIAAEIPTLVVASDCGDGHDGVVTVESAVIHGAEFVCLSGVSHPDLRIHSAVMQEVWKFWANIKETIDSK